The Centroberyx gerrardi isolate f3 chromosome 13, fCenGer3.hap1.cur.20231027, whole genome shotgun sequence genome contains the following window.
ttaaATACAGCATAATACACTCATGTTGATAATGTGCATATACTAGTACTTATACTatacagacatttttttaattttaaaatctTATTGCTGCACATGTGAAatagaatgtatttttttttcttctttttatgtaatatataaaatgaaattcaatatatactatgaaaaaaaaacaaaaaaaaacacaaacatgtccCTTGTGCTACAGGTTACGAAGTGTTGTTAGTCGTAAGGTTCAGGACATGATGACGTTGATGAGACACATGCTATTCAAATGGACACTTGGCAGAACAAACGAACACCAAAATTCCACAGGAACAGGAAAATCAAAATCCCTCACGCAGTGCCATCGCTGAAAGCCAGGCTGCCAGTTCTGTTCCTGCTTCATCAATGCCAACTCATACGCGGTAGCCAGCTCCTTGATCATTGTtggctgaaaaaaaacacaaaagcctGGCAACCCGGTTCCATTCACGATACTACGCATCTCGTAAAGCACCAACAACCCCCTTTGTAcgccttcttttccttcttatGTGCATTACTTCATTCACATCACTGTATCTAGCACCCTCGGACGTACGAACAGGTTAAGACTTGGTTAGATCCCCAACATCACGACAAAGAAAACCTTGTGGAATTTCAATACTGGCCCGCTCAGCCTTTGGGATATACTTCCATATATCTAATGAAATCAAGTGCCTTGCATTAAGGAATTAGAGGCATGGTAGTATCAACTAAAATAGTGCAATTTCACATTCCTTGTCATTAATGAATTATTTTCCATATCATACATTTGTAGAACTATTTGGTGTGCGTAAAGGTAGAATGTGTGAATAAAAAGTGCATGCAGAAGACTTCAAGAAAACAGATTATGTTGACTGGCAAGTAACATCTACCTTAAAATGAGCAAATGAGCAAATATTAACTGAAAGAGAATGACAGTGACAAAACTCTTCACAGGAAGGAAGTATGAGTAAATAAATCCCTGAGGGCTAAAAATCCTACTGATATGAGTTgtaaaggatggatggagatggTTGAAATTACTCATGTTATACAGTACTTCTGTtaacttaaaaaacaaaaaatcattgCACAAGGTAATCACACAATCTTTTAGCTAGCTAATGCAACTAAACAAGATGAGGGCAGATTCAGCTTTTCAACACTGACAAGAACAGCTATGCTTGCTTTTTCAATAAGCATACCATTGATTGCATGGCTACATACATTGAGTTATTAAATGTATGGAGGAATAAATAAGCGGATGTTGAATGTTGCACGAACAAATGTTTGCATTCAACATGATGTGCCCTTCAAATGagaaagaatgtttttttgcttgtgGCAGAAGATTGGGAAAGAAGTGGAGAGGGCAAtaatgaaaggaaggaaggaagaagggaaggaaggaaggacataAAAAAGAAAGGCATAAATGGATTAAGTAGAAAAGGAAGTGAGGCAGAAATGGCTTAGgtagagaaggaaagaaggaagcaaggaagtaCGGaagtgaggcagagagggattaggtagagaaggaaggaaggaaggaaggaaggaaagaaggaaggaaggaaggaagggaggaagggaggaaggaaggaaggaaagaaaaaaacaaaggaaaaggtGATTAGGTAGAGAACGGGCAATTTAAGGAATAAAgtaaggatggaaggaagagaggtaggatggaaggaaggaaggaggaagtaaggaaggaaggaaggaaggaaaaaatcAATGCATAAAGGGATTAGATAGAGAAGgaatgatggaaggaaggaaggaaggaaagaaggaaggaaggaaggaaggaaggaaggaaggaaggaaggaaggaaggaaggaaggagagagaagaaggacagaagtcaaaggagaggaagaggtttTGGAAGTTGTCTTATCAGGACATGTCTGTGAGCCGGCTGCCTTGCTCGATGACCGCCTTGGCAAACTGCTTGAAGACCCGGTCCATGTAGGTGCTCTGCCGAGGCCACAGGCCCTCGAGGAAACCAATATGGCCGCCGTGACATGTGATGAGAAGGGCCAGGTTGGGGTTCTGCTTCACAGTCTCCACTGGGATGGctgcagacaaaacaaagcattcAGGTCCTGTCCTCAGATTTTAGGACTGTGGACTAGTTTTCCATTCCTAATGCCGCCTCATTATTTCTTTTTCCACCCTCTTTTAAAGATACGGCTTGATAGTGTAGTAAAGTTGTACAGGATAActtgttttttaacagttgGTCTCTCCTCTGGTATCAATTATATATGCAGACGTGCCGGTGGCTGGGACTCACcgtgagagggagaaaagacgTCATCAGCAGCGTTCAGACACAGCATTGGCACCTGCACAGACTTCAGCCTGTGGATTGGACTGGCATCGCGGTAGTAGTCGTCATTGGTGGGATACCCAAACATTATGGAGGTGAACCTCTCGTCAAACTGGCGGATGGTCTTTGCCTGTACGGATCGGTTAACATACAGTGAGGTAAGTAAGGCAATCTTGGTTCAAATGACAGTTACCTCATGGGTTAGTAGTGTGTCGCTGAAAATAATCCCTACCTTCATGACGTGATCTATGTCGTAACTCTTCTCAAGCACCGGTCTGTGTCtggaggggagaaaaaacacaactgtCACCCGTTGCTGACAGGGGAAATGGTTTGCGTAGCTCTATTAATGTTTCAGCAACACTTGACCCATGGAAAAGTATTGCAAATATGATGAAAAAGTAGAGTCTGCACAACTGCAAATCAGCTCCCAGTGATTTATTAGTCATCATTGGGAGCTGATTTGCAAGTGTGTGCACTCTACTTTCTCATTGTCATTTTTTCTGTCCTGCACCTGCGTTGATTtatttgcatgtgcatgttcTACCGTTCTTAAAGTATTGTAAGTGCACAGCAACACTTCATGAAAGTACTTCATGTAAATCTCCCTCATACATAATGTGCTTACAGGGATGTAACACAATGAAAGTACAATTAAGTACAAGCTTCTAAGTGGTACTCTTATTATTGTGCACATATATTACCACAGGTTAAAACACAGGTTTTTAAatattgtgggtttttttcatCGGGTAacactataactactactactagtattaagCCAACCCTTTTAGCATCATATAAAAAAGCAAATATGAAGGAGGGACTGAATTTATAGTGTAAAATAATGGCaaaaggcagcagagagagagcattccTGGAACGTGGCCAGACTAGTTATCCAAACTCTGTGCCCCCAAACTCCCAGCACCCTCGCCCCTGCCGCCACCATctgggccgggccgggccgggccgggtgCTGGGTGCAGGGCACTAGTGGCTAATCTGGGTTAATCCCACTCTGGTCCCAGCGGACCTGTCTACAGAGGCTTGCAGGCAGCTGGTGAGGTAGGAGTTGAAGAGGAAACGGTCCAGGGGTTTCTCCAGCGAGGCGGTGCACTCGAACACGTCCCAGCCTGCCGAGAAGACCACAACCCCCTTCAGACAGGTTTCCCGCCCCTTGCGTCCCAAGTAGTTGGCCAGCATCATCCTGAatatggagggacagaggggacagaggatgggacagagggagggagggagagagggagggtggagggatagacaggggaaaaagagagggattgGGAGATGTTCCATTTTTGACCAATCCTTCACTTCATGGGATTAGCGCTGTGCAGCAAAACACCATCTTTGGCATGGGGCACTGACAGGCTGAACTACTGGAACGATATTAAAGCATGCACATGTCCAAACCGACGtccaacaacaactacaactaaCACACAACATCCATAACAGGCTGAATATATAATATGCtttgatttaaagctgcacaaggcaagatttttacacaaaaagacatccatcttatcagcctaaatcacaaagtggggatACAATAGAGAAGAGAGTCCAAATCCCCCATaactgagaccctgtagatttattatttatctatttGCCCATATGAAATTTCTAATAAAGTCATTTCTCTGCCCACAGGAAATATTGAATCAAAATTtgagagcaaaatacaaactgtttcGCTCTGTCCAGATAAAGCtagactcaccaacattagatcttttgcctctcttgtccctctGGAAACCGTTAGTGCAAAGCGATCACAGACccggccaggttggtaaacacgagcgtactgtgtgcagtttactaaCATCAGGTTACATAAATTCTAGGTAAGtccaaatttttcaaacagttcccTCTTGCTGGCATGTGGAGCTGCCAATGTGCGAAGTTGCctcgtgcagctttaaagccACATTCTGGGATTTGTTAGAGATATCATGAGCACTAAATGGGCTCATTACTCATTCCAGCGGCTGCACCTCACTGTGAAGTGACAGGTCAGTATTAACAGTCTTAGTCAGCTGGTAGTGAAGCGCTCCATTACCCGCCCATGGAGACTCCGGCAGCCATGACTGGAGCAGCTTCGTTGGTCCTCTGGATGTGCTCGATGACGGCCTCCAGGTCCTCTGTGTTGGCAGCACAGTAGGTTCTGGGAGTCTGGGTGGGGCGGGAAGACAAGGcagtcactctttctttctctcttaacACTACAGCGAGAACTAGACTTGGAAAAACATCTCagtaaattgaaaaaaaaaaaaaataatgaaaaaaactgaGACCAATCTGATGCCTGTCTCTAAAactgactgaaataaaaaaaataaaaaaaatatattctttgCAGTTCTCCTTCTATCTTTTGACCATTACTTAGAGAGGACGGGAAATGTTCCTCAAGTCATGAATTAGCCCAAATCAAGTACTGTATTAAACTACTACAGCCATCCAACTATTTTCTGTGGGTATATGCACAAATCAGAATACTTCTAATAATTCTACTCTTATCCTACCCCAATAGCAATATTCAGACACAGAATGGGAGCAAGAACTGGGCATATCAACTTACACCACTATAGTGGGGTAGAATTTGGAAACACTCAACATCACTGTCCAAATGTGTAATATTCTGAGAAATACAAACGGAAAATATTGCATAGAGCACACATTACCCCCTCTAGACTTCCTAAATTATAGCAATGGGCGCCCTTGCAACAAAACGCACAATTCTTTTGAATTGGAAAGTCAGGAAAGGTagttgttttaatatgaataagTCGTTGGAGGATTTCCTGAACCTTTTAAGCATGGAAAAGGCAGCATCCTCTCTCCAATCTTTTGATCGGGGAGGTAATGGCTTATGGAACACAATGAGGTCATTTCTGGACTCACAACATTTTGCACTTCTCCCTATATAACCCAACATGGACTTTATTGGACGCTTTTGTTTTGACCTGCCTTTGCAGCAGTGTAATAAAtgggggaagggaggaaaaggggaaaaaaataataaataaataaataaataaaaacctaaaacattcatttgaaaattAAGTGatactaaaaatgtaaaagttttaaaaataaaataaaaactaatagTAATTGTAAAACTGTAATAACCCTGAAAGggattatactgtatgtctgtaagTCAATAACACACTATGTTGCAGCACTTTGCTTTGCTTGGACCCAGCTGGAGAATattaacatacacacagtctCCCTCGCTACATACTATGAGTAGTGGAGTGTATTTTCATTGTGAGAAATGTGAGGCCTCATACTACAAATGGCTGAACCAGGAGCATTGCTATTTACAGTAAGAGATGAAGAAGTACTAGATAAAGTGGACCTAAAGACTACATCAAGCCCTCTATTAGGCTGCAGAAGAACCTTTCTCAGCTAATGGTATTTTCCAACATAAAGACGATTGATTAATGCAATCATTCTTCTGATTCTGTACATTAATGCAATATCTTCTAACAGTAAAATTAACATATGGATATGGTCACCAAAGTTAGGactgataaaaacacaaaccatAATGACGCAATGAATCATTTCTATTATTGTGACCAtgattcgttttttttttttcagaggacACTATGAACACAGTGCAGCAAATTGCTGCTGTCTTCATGAGCTGTTGTATTTTGCATAGCCACAGGTGGGAAGCTCTTCTCCAGTCTGATGGATGTGTCACATGCTAACACTCCAGAAAAGCAAGCGTGACAGTGAAAGACCAGCCAGGGAAGAACTCAGTATGAGGCTCAACGTCTAAATCTGTGCATGTTTATACAGAACATTTACACAGAACTCTATGATCTATatgttaaataaaatgtgttttgcagTACAATGTTTGAGCAACGATGCCACTTTTCAGCTAATCTTGATAAATACTGTGTTATTACTGTTTAACAGGGAATTTCTAGCTAAGATAATTGCACTATGAAAACTTTACAGTGGTTTATGCCGTTGGGGAAATGGGGAAAATCCCTTCCAACTTGAAACAATTTGTCAGGCAGAGCAGGTTACTTAACATAGGCTACACAACAAATCAGCTCTTACTTGGAGGAGTCTATTTAACAAGGCCCATTTCTCAGGATGCTGTTGACTCTCTTGAGCTACGGTGCTTCATTAAAATTCAAGCAGAATCTCAAGGCAAAGTAAATTCTTGTTTTCTACACTCCAGTTACATCCCTCTGAAGTTGTGGACTTCACAGTGACGCCACCACAGCAGAACTTACTAAAGCACACTGACTGACAAGCGCTGAAATCTGTACAAGGTTTTCGGGGAAATTCATTTAATCTATATTCAGATCTTTGAGCAGAAGTAGACAGCCAACAGTTAGGATCTAGATACACATTTTAACTGACTCAACTTATACTGCAAAGCTACTGTATAGCAAAAAGTACGGTAATTGCTCTTCACAAGGTCTAGAATTAGGGCACTAGCACTTAGAAGAGTCTTTGAAGCGGGGGCATCTTTCACACAGCAGGCCATTCTACAGCACTGGCCTATTTAAACAATGGACAGTATTCACACTAACCGGCCACAGAGGAAACATTCACAAGAGTGTATAAATGCTAAataatttgcataaaatatAGCACAATTCCCCAGCTGAAACGAGGGAGAAAATTCCCTCCTTACAACCACCACTTGATACAGTGCCAAGGTTACAGAactcaaaaccttttttttcttaaatttgaGTACAGCTGAGCCCACCAAATTCTGGATATGACCTAGAATACATCTTTGAATCAACTTCAGCAAACTGAGTCACATTCAACACTTTGCTCAAGCACCGCATTCACTCATTTTAGAGTGTCTTTCAGAATAATGTGCAGCTGAGG
Protein-coding sequences here:
- the abhd3 gene encoding phospholipase ABHD3 encodes the protein MISLDFNFNVLTRDLSLYLENQVKVGLFGSGVGLSLVLGFSAAYTCYYLISVAKKPELISGGKKFYQFLREQCPVVSETYYPTFWCWESRIQTLLRPFVTAKPGVSYRNELIKAADGGQISLDWFDNDDSPSHPDPATRPTVLLLPGLTGTSRESYILHMVQQSRDLGYRCVVFNNRGVSGETLLTPRTYCAANTEDLEAVIEHIQRTNEAAPVMAAGVSMGGMMLANYLGRKGRETCLKGVVVFSAGWDVFECTASLEKPLDRFLFNSYLTSCLQASVDRHRPVLEKSYDIDHVMKAKTIRQFDERFTSIMFGYPTNDDYYRDASPIHRLKSVQVPMLCLNAADDVFSPSHAIPVETVKQNPNLALLITCHGGHIGFLEGLWPRQSTYMDRVFKQFAKAVIEQGSRLTDMS